GTGAAGTCCTCGCCGGGGGTCTTCACGCCCACGATCGTCACGCCGTACTTCTGGCGCACGTTGGACTCGGCCAGGGTGAAGCCCACCGTCTCGGACGGCGGGAACATCTTCACGATCGCGAAGTCGTCGTCGAACTCGATGAAGTCCAGCATGCGCCCGTTCACCAGGTGCGCGGCGCGGACGCCGGCGTCCTTCTCCGGGAAGATGATGTGCTGCGCCCCGATCCGCTGGAGGATCGTGCCGTGTGCGTCGGAGATGGCCTTGACCCAGATGTGGGGGATCTCCAGGTCCACGAGGTTCGCGGTGATCAGGACGGACGCCTCGATCGAGGTGCCCACGCCCACCACGGCCATGGCGAAGTCCTGGGCGCCCAGCTGGCGCAGCGCCTCCGGGTCCGTGGCGTCCGCCTCCACGATGTGCGTGAGGACGGGGGCGAAGCGCTGCACGAGTCCCGGGTCCCGCTCGATGGCCAGGACCTCGCGCCCCTGGGCCACGAGCTCCTGGGCCGTGGCGGCGCCGAAGCGCCCCAGGCCGATCACGAGGACGGGCGCGTTGGGGTCGGTGCGCTGCTGGTCAGCCAAGGATCGGCCTCTCGACGGGGTAGCGGTAGAGCACGCGGCGCTGGCGCAGGGCCAGGGCGGCGGCGAACGTGATCGTACCAACGCGCCCGGCGAACATCAGGGCGGTCAGGAGGTACTTGCCGGCGGGCGGCGCCTCGGCGGACACCCCCACGGACAGCCCGCACGTGCCGAACGCCGAGATCACCTCGAACAGGGGCCGCTGCAGGGACTCGCCGGTGATGGAGACGAGCACGATCGTGGCCAGCAGCACGAGCGTCGACCCCAGTGCCAGCACGGAGATGGCCACCCGGAGGGTCTCCTGCGCGATCGTGCGGCCGTGCACCGTGACCTCCTTGTCACCGCGCGCCTCGGCCACGATGGCCAGGAACATCACGGCCAGCGTCGTCACCTTGATGCCGCCGGCGGTGGAGGCCGACCCGCCGCCCACGAACATGAGGGCGTCCATCAGCAGCAGGGACTCGGGGCTGTGGCTGTTGGTGTCGTCGATCGCGAACCCGCCCGAGCGCGTCATCACCGAGCCGAACAGCGCGTGTGCGATGCGCTGACCCACCCCCATGCCCCCGTGCGTGGCCGGGTTGTCCGCCTCGAAGAAGAACAGGCCGACGGCGCCGAGCAGCAGCAGGAGGACGGTCACCTCCACGGTGAGCTTGGTGTGCAGGTTCCAGGAGCGGAACCGCCACCCCTTGTCCAGCAGCACCATCACCACGGGGAAGCCCAGGGCGCCGGCGAACACGCCGACCGCGATCACGGTGACGATCACCGGCTGCCCCGCGAGCTCCGCGATGCCGCCGCCGGCGTGCAGGGCGAAGCCGGCGTTGTTGAACGCGCTCACCGAGTAGAAGACGCCCTGCCACAGGCCCGTGGCCCAGGACCCGGAGAGCCCCGCGAACTGCGGCACGAGGATCACCGCCAGCGCGGCCTCGCACGTGAGCACGGTGACCACCACGACCCGCAGCAGCCGGCCCACCTCGCCCATGTTGCCGGTGGTCATGCCGGCCTCCTGGGTGGCGAGCTTGGTGCGCAGGCCGAGGTGACGGGACACGGCGAGGGTCAGCAGGGAGGCCATGGACAGGATGCCCAGGCCGCCGATCTGCATCGCGGCCAGCAGGATCAGGTGTCCCCAGAACGACCAGTGGGTGGAG
This Micrococcus flavus DNA region includes the following protein-coding sequences:
- a CDS encoding potassium channel family protein, with the protein product MADQQRTDPNAPVLVIGLGRFGAATAQELVAQGREVLAIERDPGLVQRFAPVLTHIVEADATDPEALRQLGAQDFAMAVVGVGTSIEASVLITANLVDLEIPHIWVKAISDAHGTILQRIGAQHIIFPEKDAGVRAAHLVNGRMLDFIEFDDDFAIVKMFPPSETVGFTLAESNVRQKYGVTIVGVKTPGEDFTYAQPFTRVGPRDTLIVSGHTDLIDRFAARP
- a CDS encoding TrkH family potassium uptake protein, whose translation is MAPAPASALRRASGAVTAVVAGSPARAALSAFALGALLFTALLTLPIAAADGRPTALHDAMFTAVSAFSVTGLTTVDTSTHWSFWGHLILLAAMQIGGLGILSMASLLTLAVSRHLGLRTKLATQEAGMTTGNMGEVGRLLRVVVVTVLTCEAALAVILVPQFAGLSGSWATGLWQGVFYSVSAFNNAGFALHAGGGIAELAGQPVIVTVIAVGVFAGALGFPVVMVLLDKGWRFRSWNLHTKLTVEVTVLLLLLGAVGLFFFEADNPATHGGMGVGQRIAHALFGSVMTRSGGFAIDDTNSHSPESLLLMDALMFVGGGSASTAGGIKVTTLAVMFLAIVAEARGDKEVTVHGRTIAQETLRVAISVLALGSTLVLLATIVLVSITGESLQRPLFEVISAFGTCGLSVGVSAEAPPAGKYLLTALMFAGRVGTITFAAALALRQRRVLYRYPVERPILG